In the genome of Fusarium poae strain DAOMC 252244 chromosome 1, whole genome shotgun sequence, the window TTGTCTTTCTTTGCCTTCAAGGGCAGACAAGTCGCCAAGTTGGCCACTACCAAGTCCCAGGCTTTACTATAACCCTTTGcttttttattctcttttctAATCTTCCACAAACAACCATCAGCTATCATATAGCTTCGTCTTCACACAATGGCGCACCTCAACACCCCAAAGCTGCCTTATCGCGATATCAACGTCAAGATCGCCAACGATTCTTATACCTTTACTTCTCCATCTTCGCCTGATGCGCCCGCTCTTGTTATCGATCGTCCTACTGGCGATGTTCGCCTAACTGAAGGCAGTGCCGCATCTGCCAAGAGAACAACTCGCGTTTCCAGTATCGCTGGTATTCTGGGAATTATCCAGCTTCGCCTTGGTTCGTTTTTGCTGCGCTATACCCTTGGCTAACCCCTCGGGTGCTGGCTCATGCTCTTTGACTGACTATGTAAAGACAAGTATGTCATCTTTATCACAAAGGCTCAGCCCGTTGGCCGCCTCAAAGGCCACATGGTTTACAAGGTCGCTGCCACCGAGATTATGCCCATGCGTGAGCGCTTGATCCACGACCCTGATGAAGACGTCTTTattcagcttctcaagaactTCCTTGCTTCCGGGCCCATGTACTTTTCTTACTCAATCGACCTGACCAACTCTTTCCAACGCCAAGCCCAAGCCGACACTTCCAAGCCCTTGTGGATGCAAACCGACGACCGGTTTTTCTTTAACAAATATCTTCAGAGCGACCTAATCGACTTCCGCACCCGAGGTGCCCGATCGCAACCTGGCGCGCAGCCTGGTGTCGACCCCTATATCCTACCATGCATCTTTGGCATGCTTGAGATTAAGCCTACCACGTTCAAGGGTAACCCCCTGACCATGGTTCTGATCACCCGTCGATCGCGCCACCGTGGAGGTACTAGATACTTTACTCGTGGTGTGGATGATGAAGGACATGTCGCCAACTACAATGAGACTGAACagatcatcatcctcaatGACAGCAACACTGGCCTTGGTGGGTATGCAGGTAGCTCGGATATGCAGAGCGGCAAATTTGGCGCTGGCGCCAGCCAGGAAATGCAGATCTTCTCCTATGTTCAGACCCGAGGCAGTGTTCCTACCTTCTGGGCTGAGATCAACAGCCTGCGATATGTCCCCAAGCTTGAGATACGGGGTATTGACACGGCTCTCACTGCCGCACAGAAGCACTTCGATGAGCAGATCCGCCTGTATGGTGACAACTACCTGATCAACTTGGTTAATCAGAAGGGCCGAGAGGCTCGGGTCAAAGACTCGTACGAGAAGATGGTGGAGAAGCTTGTTTCTACACCCAGGGAACGACAAGAAGCAGACCTGCTCACAGCCGAGAAGTTCACCACCATCCAGCCCGAGACCAAGCGTCAAGAATTTGACCGCCTACACTACGTATACTTTGACTACCACAGTGAGACCAAGGGCATGAAGATGCACAAGGCTTATGCCCTGATTGAGAAGTTGGCCGAGGCTCTGGAGAAACAGGGCTATTTCCGCGCCGTTGACACTCCGTCTAGTGTTGATGGCAAGCTCGATGCCCGCAGTTACCAGACCAGTGTCATGCGTACCAACTGTATGGACTGTCTAGACCGAACCAACGTTGTGCAGAGCATGTTCGCTCGACACAAACTTGACCGCATCTTTGAGGATGTCGGTTTTATGCCCCGTGGTTCTTCGTTCCGCGACGAGGATGCTGCTTTCGAGGATATGTTCCGTAACCTCTGGGCTGACAATGCCGATGTTGTCTCTAACTCCTACTCTGGCACTGGCGCCATGAAGACAGATGTCACCCGTACAGGAAACAGAACAAAGGTCGGAGCTCTCCAAGATGCTCGAATTGGTGTCACACGTTACTTCCGTAACAATTTCTTCGACGGCCCTCGTCAGGATTCTTTTGATCTCTTCCTTGGAACTTACAGACCAGGCTCGGCCAACATCGGTACTACTCTGGTCTTCACTGACCGTCGTCCGATCTTGATCCAGTCTATTCCTTACATTCTCGCCTTCAGTGTCTTTATTGTCCTTACTGGCCTGTTCACTCGTCGTGCACCTGATGCGAGCACCTTGCCCCTCCgcgtcttccttttcttctggATGGCCATCGCTGCCTGGTCTTTCTACTTTATCTGGAACCACGGCATGCTTTACGTAAGTCATTTGCCATGTAACCTTCCAAAATCAATACTAACATGTACAGGTTAACTGGCCCCGCCTCAACCCCAGGCCATTTGCCGTCGAGGGCTACAACGAGCACTTCGCCAAGGCACGTAAGGACTCTGTTATTGGAACATATGTGG includes:
- a CDS encoding hypothetical protein (TransMembrane:2 (o595-616i628-647o)~BUSCO:7586at5125), yielding MAHLNTPKLPYRDINVKIANDSYTFTSPSSPDAPALVIDRPTGDVRLTEGSAASAKRTTRVSSIAGILGIIQLRLDKYVIFITKAQPVGRLKGHMVYKVAATEIMPMRERLIHDPDEDVFIQLLKNFLASGPMYFSYSIDLTNSFQRQAQADTSKPLWMQTDDRFFFNKYLQSDLIDFRTRGARSQPGAQPGVDPYILPCIFGMLEIKPTTFKGNPLTMVLITRRSRHRGGTRYFTRGVDDEGHVANYNETEQIIILNDSNTGLGGYAGSSDMQSGKFGAGASQEMQIFSYVQTRGSVPTFWAEINSLRYVPKLEIRGIDTALTAAQKHFDEQIRLYGDNYLINLVNQKGREARVKDSYEKMVEKLVSTPRERQEADLLTAEKFTTIQPETKRQEFDRLHYVYFDYHSETKGMKMHKAYALIEKLAEALEKQGYFRAVDTPSSVDGKLDARSYQTSVMRTNCMDCLDRTNVVQSMFARHKLDRIFEDVGFMPRGSSFRDEDAAFEDMFRNLWADNADVVSNSYSGTGAMKTDVTRTGNRTKVGALQDARIGVTRYFRNNFFDGPRQDSFDLFLGTYRPGSANIGTTLVFTDRRPILIQSIPYILAFSVFIVLTGLFTRRAPDASTLPLRVFLFFWMAIAAWSFYFIWNHGMLYVNWPRLNPRPFAVEGYNEHFAKARKDSVIGTYVAKHERGLSTARYLNAEEGKKRIE